In Harmonia axyridis chromosome 6, icHarAxyr1.1, whole genome shotgun sequence, a single window of DNA contains:
- the LOC123681661 gene encoding ubiquitin-like protein 4A-B: MKIMVKCLKGGNCLVDVDGNTTIAELKKKIETDISIPAPQQTLVLSGKTLQDDKPLSYYPKIQDGTKLYVAIKKQDTLNTILARFLKEYYTEEQCKLIVEEFMKNFNTRVHNLSLDDLERIAMSEKEHL; this comes from the coding sequence atgaagatTATGGTGAAGTGTCTCAAGGGTGGAAATTGTTTAGTAGATGTGGATGGAAATACCACTATtgcagaattgaaaaagaaaattgaaactgaTATCAGTATACCTGCTCCACAACAGACACTAGTTTTATCTGGAAAGACTTTGCAAGACGATAAGCCCCTAAGCTATTATCCAAAAATTCAAGATGGTACAAAATTGTATGTTGCAATTAAAAAGCAAGACACACTGAACACAATACTAGCCAGATTTTTAAAAGAATATTATACAGAAGAACAGTGCAAGTTGATAGTAGAAGAATTCatgaaaaacttcaacaccagAGTACATAACTTAAGCTTAGATGATCTGGAGAGAATAGCAATGTCAGAAAAAGAACATTTGTAG
- the LOC123681662 gene encoding uncharacterized protein LOC123681662: MKGTKPLFMFLFVWTIARCYPTKPLNERSTELTWQAWLLIDESQNKQQDSTLKRRITPKSVFIAPTFSPESLPECSEGYQSDPMGRCIKIIMLNKELHLDFLLQQLNQKFGGMEDYEYEDETTSGPLNINIPLNAVQEETDVAIVVAPTKNIGQSALDKEMDMNKTLSVEKVNVADIAGILGLKQVAEVETTTIMGTDTTTQELTTETTTVNTQGSTSELNALFFLDSKRQVEVKTDSTTLTSTTSNAASTEGYVDSSTTQKRGIQDSELTLYQMDQALPYTDSSVSFVDTKREVVKTKDDPTTTEKITERPPTAFTVRSTLMVPKNRTNSYDYVPPLPRVSTPAPFRKPSHQDTTTASILFTPIDNVLSLEDSTVVPKNTGAVLSTGSQDTFNGNSNNKFFIQLGDSSNETSNSLPIKTDIKRVADFNKIAFPTKGTTLGNTGSWIFSLPSSNRVRFPTSQFSSPPSKTTYSSDRFGVQLQTTSSPNDERNHLKTLSDISPTPLNLTTLYERMKAHRENHRNREKHSEWFHLPTKWSNTSHKPMVLRFSKKNGHMDRQEFHSGFLRQIDARAFGFKPTIQR; the protein is encoded by the exons ATGAAGGGCACAAAACCGTTATTTATGTTCCTGTTTGTATGGACGATAGCTAGATGCTATCCGACGAAACCTCTCAACGAAAGATCGACGGAGTTGACATGGCAGGCTTGGTTGCTGATTGATGAAAGCCAGAACAAACAACAAGATAGCACGTTGAAACGAAGAATTACCCCAAAATCTGTGTTTATAGCACCCACTTTCAGTCCGGAGAGCTTACCCGAATGCTCCGAAGGGTACCAGTCTGATCCAATGGGAAGatgcataaaaataattatgctGAACAAAGAGCTACACCTGGATTTCTTGCTTCAGCAATTAAACCAGAAGTTTGGAGGAATGGAAGACTACGAGTATGAGGATGAAACCACTTCCGGTCCCCTCAATATAAACATTCCTCTCAACGCAGTTCAAGAAGAAACAGATGTAGCTATTGTGGTTGCACCAACCAAAAATATTGGACAGAGTGCCTTGGACAAGGAGATGGATATGAACAAGACCTTGAGCGTGGAAAAAGTAAATGTGGCTGATATTGCTGGAATCCTTGGTTTGAAACAGGTTGCTGAAGTTGAAACTACAACAATAATGGGAACAGATACAACAACGCAAGAGCTGACAACAGAAACAACAACCGTCAACACACAAG GTTCAACATCAGAGTTAAACGCTCTTTTCTTCTTGGATTCGAAGAGACAGGTAGAAGTCAAAACAGACTCAACAACTTTGACATCTACCACATCAAATGCCGCTTCTACCGAAGGTTATGTTGACAGTAGCAcaactcaaaaaaggggtatTCAGGACAGCGAACTCACTCTGTACCAGATGGACCAAGCACTCCCCTATACTGATTCATCAGTATCTTTCGTCGATACCAAAAGAGAAGTTGTTAAAACGAAAGATGACCCTACGACCACTGAGAAAATAACGGAAAGGCCACCTACAGCATTCACAGTAAGATCCACTCTGATGGTGCCCAAGAATCGAACAAATTCTTATGATTACGTACCACCTCTACCAAGGGTTTCAACACCGGCACCTTTCAGAAAACCAAGTCATCAAGATACCACAACAGCTTCCATCTTATTCACCCCAATAGACAATGTGCTCTCTCTGGAAGATAGCACAGTTGTTCCCAAGAATACAGGCGCAGTTTTGTCTACAGGTTCTCAAGATACTTTCAATGGCAACagcaataataaattttttatccaaCTTGGAGATTCTTCTAACGAAACCTCTAACAGTCTACCAATAAAAACGGATATTAAAAGGGTAGCCGATTTTAATAAAATAGCGTTTCCTACAAAAGGAACTACCCTTGGTAATACTGGGAGCTGGATATTTAGTTTACCTTCATCAAACAGAGTGAGATTTCCCACATCACAATTTTCATCACCACCCTCAAAGACAACCTACTCATCTGATAGATTCGGAGTGCAATTGCAAACTACCAGTTCACCAAATGACGAAAGAAATCATTTGAAGACTTTATCAGATATAAGCCCAACTCCACTCAATTTGACCACTCTATACGAGAGGATGAAGGCACATAGGGAAAACCATAGAAATAGAGAGAAACATAGTGAATGGTTCCATCTGCCAACAAAATGGTCTAACACCTCACATAAGCCAATGGTATTGAGGTTTTCTAAGAAGAATGGCCACATGGATAGGCAAGAGTTTCATTCTGGTTTTCTCAGGCAGATTGATGCTAGAGCCTTTGGGTTCAAACCGACGATACAAAGATGA
- the LOC123681660 gene encoding rRNA methyltransferase 2, mitochondrial, translating into MKIPLSQCCRCISTSRSLNKKVIPNNAKNKGVSSQLWLKRQLSDPYVEKAKQMNYRCRSAFKLVEINEKYKILLPGQTVIDVGAAPGSWTQVAVKEVNSKSDPVSTLERVGKVISIDRQNIYPIEGAVILSGMDFTEPKNQTNLKNELGGTKAHVVMSDMAPRASGIREMDNENMMKLCYSALRFAVQVSEVGATFLVKLWQCGQSKQLETDISRFYNNVKFVKPQSSRNDSAEVFILGRSFKGLKLS; encoded by the exons aTGAAGATACCTCTAAGTCAATGTTGCAGATGTATAAGTACAAGCCGAAGTTTGAATAAGAAGGTCATACCAAATAACGCAAAAAATAAAGGAGTAAGTTCTCAATTGTGGTTGAAGAGGCAGTTATCAGATCCATATGTAGAAAAAGCGAAACAAATGAATTACAG ATGTCGAAGTGCATTCAAACTTGTCGAAATCAATGAAAAGTACAAAATTTTACTTCCTGGACAAACAGTTATCGATGTTGGTGCTGCTCCTGGATCTTGGACTCAAGTAGCCGTAAAAGAAGTCAATAGTAAAAGTGATCCAGTTTCTACTCTGGAAAGAGTAGGAAAAGTAATTTCAATAGATAGGCAGAATATATACCCAATAGAG GGAGCTGTAATATTGAGTGGCATGGACTTTACGGAACCCAAGAATCAAACaaatctgaaaaatgaattaggTGGAACTAAAGCTCATGTTGTCATGTCTGATATGGCACCGAGGGCCTCAGGTATACGAGAAATGGATAATGAAAACATGATGAAATTATGCTATAGTGCTCTGAGATTTGCTGTGCAGGTTTCAGAAGTTGGTGCTACATTTCTCGTGAAATTGTGGCAGTGTGGACAGTCCAAACAGTTGGAAACAGATATATCTCGTTTTTATAATAATGTTAAATTTGTTAAACCACAATCTAGTAGAAATGATTCAGCTGAAGTCTTTATTTTAGGTAGATCTTTTAAAGGATTAAAACTAAGTTGA